In Bacillus sp. S3, the sequence GTTCATTGTCTCACGAGGGATGGCTATTCTTTTAACCTTTGGAATGATTTTTGTCTTTCTCCTTGCGATTGTTCTACCGGTATTTGGCAGGGAAATTGGCCTTTTCCTATTTTCAAAATTAGGTTATACATCGGAATTTATCAGGCTTTGGAATGCATTAAGCTGGCTTGTTAGCGCGATTATTTTATTCCTTATTTTTACAGGGTTGTATTGGATTGCGCCAAATGTGAAACTAGGCTGTCGCAGTGCATTTCCGGGAGCTGCATTTGCTACATTTGGCTGGATTCTTTCATCGCTGGGGTTATCTTTTTACGTCGGAAATATTAGTAACTATTCGCTTACCTATGGCAGTATCGGGGCGATTATCATTTTAATGATTTGGTTGTATTTATCTGCCTTCATTATAATTTTAGGTGGAGAAATCAATGCCTATTATAGTGAAAAAAATCGGTCGAACTGCTAATACTTACCTTCATGAAAATAAATCATTCGTTCAAACTATGATGGAGGGGCAACCCACTATTAAGGGAGGTTTTTTTACGATGACGAAGCAAACTAAAAAAGACGGCGGTACAAAGCAAAAGGGTAAGGGCAGTAAAGGGAATAAAACATCAGGTTCAGCAAACGGTTCTAACGGATACCATTAAGAGGGATTCAGCAAATAAAGAAAAAAGGCTGGGTAAACACCCGGCCTTTATGATTTTAATAACCGCAGACTATTTAGGATGACTAGGATCGTGCTGCCTTCATGACCGATCACTCCATATGGCAAATCAAGTATCTGGAAGAAATTCGATGAAATTAACACCGCAATCACCGTGATGGAGAAAATGACATTTTGTTTAATAATTTTGTTCATTCGTTGTGAAAGGCGAACGGCCTCGGCAATTCTAGGTAAATCGTTTTTCATCAGGACAATATCCGCTGTTTCAAGAGCTACGTCTGTTCCTTCTCCCATTGCGATCCCTACATTGGCTATGGCCAATGCAGGTGCATCATTAATGCCATCGCCCACCATTGCCACTGTTTTATATTTCTTTTTTAATTGTTTCAGTTTTTCTACTTTATCTTCCGGAAGACATTCAGCAAAAAATTCATCCACATGACTTTCGGATGCAATCACACGCGCTGTTTTTTCGCTATCTCCCGTTAGCATCACTGTTCGAATACCTTGTTTCTTTAAATGGTCAATAGCAAGCTTTGTTTCCTTACGAACAACATCCTTCATCGCAATCATTGCACTTAGTTCGCCGTTAATTTCAATAAATACTAGTGTGTTACCAAGGTTTGCAAGGTCCCTGGCTTTTCCGTCGGCGAATCTGTCAACATTATCTTTTCCGACAAAAGCTGCTTTCCCAATCTTCCATTGTTCTCCGTTCAATTCTGCTTTAATACCCCAGCCAGGGATATCCTCAAGGCTGTCTGGATGGAAGAGTTCTTTGTTTATATGCTGCTTCGCATATTTGACGATAGCTTGTGCCAAAGGGTGGTTCGAATGGTTTTCAATTGAAGCAGCTTGCCAAATCAGTGTTTCTTTTTCAAGCCCCTCTTTTACAATCACTTCGGTGACTTCTGGTTTCCCTTTTGTCAGCGTGCCTGTTTTATCAAAAGCAATGGCTTCCAAATGACTTAAATTTTCAAGATGAACGCCGCCTTTTACTAAAATTCCGTGCCTAGCGCCATTTGAGATGGCCGATAATGTAGCAGGCATGATGGAAGCAACAAGGGCACAGGGAGAGGCAACAACTAATAAAATCATCGCACGATAAAAGGCTTCATGCCAGCTCCAGCCAAGTAAAAAGTACGGCAGGAACATCATAGCAATGACGACCAACAGGACTACCTTAACGTAGGTTCCTTCGAACCTTTCAATGAAAAGCTGTGATGGCGACTTTTCACTTTGCGCCGATTGAACGAGCTGAATGATTTTATGAAAAAGAGTATCATGGCTCGCTTTAGTCACTTGAACGGTAATGGAACCTGTCATATTAACAGTTCCGGCGAAAACCTCAGCTTCCTCACCTTTGGATACAGGCATGGATTCCCCCGTTATGGCTGCTTCATCAATATTGGTTTGTCCCTTGAAAATCATTCCGTCTGAAGGGACTCGCTCCCCCGGTTTAATGAGAATATGATCCCCGACTTGAAGCTCAGAAACGGAAACCCGTTTTTCGACTCCATTTGTGATAAGCAATGCCTCTTCCGGCTGCAGCTCCATCAATGAAGAAATTTCTTTGTGGCTTTTATTCATTGTGTATGTTTCCAAGGCACCGCTGACAGCAAAAATAAAGATGAGTATAGCCCCTTCGGTCCAGTAGCCAATAATGGCTGAGCCAACAGCTGCAAAAATCATCAGCATCTCCACGTTGAGTTCTTTATTTTCATAGGTGGCCTCAATGCCTTCTTTTGCTTTGGCAAATCCGCCAATGACAAATGCCAGCAGGTAGGCAATGATGGAGTCGGCGCCATTCCCATATTTATCAAAAAGCCAGCCGGCAAGAATCAACGCACCACTCAACCCAGCAGCAATCAATTCGGCATGTGGTTTAATTTTTTCAATCATACTGACCTTCTGGATCCCCTTGGCAAGAGCTTTTGCTTCTGTATTCATTGTTTCTCCCCCTCGTTTCTAATTGAGAAAAATAATCAACCTCACTACCCCTAAAAAACACGAAAGCTGTCATCAAAAGTGATGACAGCAAAATCTCTCAATTCATATTTATTTAATTTCATCTTACCACACATACTATGCTTTAGAAATGTATTTGCTTCAAATAAAGAAGAGGGATGCAGGAAAGCATGCTTCCTTTCAAAAATTAATCCTTTGACGTAACCAAAGACATCTCTTTATTTAACGTGAGGGTTAAAAAGATAATAAAAAATAATGTACTGATAATATGAAAGAAACTTATATTTTTAAAGTACTGGATAAAAAATCCTCCTAAGGTTGGGCCGATTAAACTGCCTAAACTAAAAAAGATGCCGCACATTAAATTTCCAGTTGGGAACAAGTTTTTCGGCATTAAGTCTGCCATATAGGAAATGCCAAGTGAGAAAGTTGAACCAACAAACATTCCGGCGACAAATAAACAGACTGCTAGCAACAAGAAGGATTGCTCCAAGAAACTCGCTGCTGTAAAGCAAATGGAACCAAGGAATAGGATGGTAATTAGAATGGTTCTGCGCCCGAATTTATCACTCAACATCCCTAATGGAAGCTGGAATACAATTGCTCCGATCGCAAAGGAAGCTAAGAGAACCGAAACACTCTTCACATCAAGGCCAATCCTTAAAGCATATACCGGAAAACTTCCATTTAAAGAGGACTCTAACATACCATATGCAAGCGGTGGCAGAAAAGCTGCCCAGCCATACTTCCAGGCTTGCGAAAATCGTTT encodes:
- a CDS encoding heavy metal translocating P-type ATPase, which encodes MNTEAKALAKGIQKVSMIEKIKPHAELIAAGLSGALILAGWLFDKYGNGADSIIAYLLAFVIGGFAKAKEGIEATYENKELNVEMLMIFAAVGSAIIGYWTEGAILIFIFAVSGALETYTMNKSHKEISSLMELQPEEALLITNGVEKRVSVSELQVGDHILIKPGERVPSDGMIFKGQTNIDEAAITGESMPVSKGEEAEVFAGTVNMTGSITVQVTKASHDTLFHKIIQLVQSAQSEKSPSQLFIERFEGTYVKVVLLVVIAMMFLPYFLLGWSWHEAFYRAMILLVVASPCALVASIMPATLSAISNGARHGILVKGGVHLENLSHLEAIAFDKTGTLTKGKPEVTEVIVKEGLEKETLIWQAASIENHSNHPLAQAIVKYAKQHINKELFHPDSLEDIPGWGIKAELNGEQWKIGKAAFVGKDNVDRFADGKARDLANLGNTLVFIEINGELSAMIAMKDVVRKETKLAIDHLKKQGIRTVMLTGDSEKTARVIASESHVDEFFAECLPEDKVEKLKQLKKKYKTVAMVGDGINDAPALAIANVGIAMGEGTDVALETADIVLMKNDLPRIAEAVRLSQRMNKIIKQNVIFSITVIAVLISSNFFQILDLPYGVIGHEGSTILVILNSLRLLKS
- a CDS encoding YihY/virulence factor BrkB family protein — its product is MGKEINVRSSLIRLLWHRIEEDDLPGLSAQLAYFFLLSLFPLLIVIFTLLPYFPIPHQDMLGMLRDFAPEEAMKLIEKNINDIMDHRNGGLLSFGIIGTIWSASNGINAVVRAFNKAYNVKESRSFIVSRGMAILLTFGMIFVFLLAIVLPVFGREIGLFLFSKLGYTSEFIRLWNALSWLVSAIILFLIFTGLYWIAPNVKLGCRSAFPGAAFATFGWILSSLGLSFYVGNISNYSLTYGSIGAIIILMIWLYLSAFIIILGGEINAYYSEKNRSNC